Genomic window (Achromobacter sp. B7):
TGCGCAGGCGGGCCGGCTGTCTTGCCGCCTGTTCGCCGTCAGGCTTTTGAAGGGCCTTGCGGCGGCGTCGCGGGCACGCCAATTGCTCGCCTGCCGGACTCGTTGAACCCCGCCAGGAGAGCTCCCATGCCCCAACCCCCATCAGACGGTTCCCGCAAGACCATCCCCGGCCAGCCCGACGTCAACGCTGGCGCGTTGCGGCCGTCGTCCAAACCTCAGGCATCGCGTGACATTCCGGACATTGACCATCCGCCCGCCGCGCGCAGCCACGAGGGCACGGGCTTTGACCGCGCCGAGGCCCAGGAAGAAACCGAGGCGCGCACCGGCACCTTGCCCGGCTCGAACGACACGCGCCCCGCGCCACCGCGCGAGGAGTCGGAAGATGATCGTTGAAGCCTTTCAGCGCCCGGACGGCAAATGGAGCTTTCGCGGCATAGCCATGCTGGGCGTGCAGCAGGACGCCCGCGCCTATCCCACCTGCGAAGCCGCCGTAGAAGCCGCCCGCACCGAATATCCGGACTACGCGGTGTCCATTGTTGAACCTGAATTCCAGGAGCCCCCCATGAAGCCCACGCAAGCAGAGAAAGCCACCAACCCGCCCACCGCTGGCAGCGGCGCGGTGGAGCCGTCCACCGAGGACCAGGTGGATATCGCCAACCGTGTTCAGGACGGCATCAAGCACGCCGATGACCATAGCGAGAAAGGCCGGCAGCCGGCCACCCGCGCGGGCGGCGTCAAACCCATGGATGGCAACCCCAACCCCGAGCGCGACACCGAAGGCGATACCTTCAAGCCGGCGGACGACACACCGGCGGTGTTGCCCAAACGTTCTGGCCCGGTCTCGCAATGAACGCGCCGCTGCGGGCCGGCCCGGCCGCCACCCTGCCCCGCCGCCATCCGTGGGCGGGTTTTTTATTGGGCTTCGGCATGGGGGGCTTTTTCGACGGCATCCTGCTGCATCAGATATTGCAATGGCACCACCTTCTTTCCGGTCTGAACGCGGCATCCCTGGCTGATTTGCGCGTGCAAGTCGTGGCCGATGGCGTTTTCCACGCCCTGATGTATGCGGTGGCAGGGGCAGGCTTGTGGAGTCTGTACCGCTCGCGCGGTGCCGGCATGCCGCCGCGCAAGCGTCTGCTGGCCGAATTCCTGATCGGCTTTGGGGCATGGCATGTGATCGATGCCGTGTTGTCGCATTGGGTGGTGGGCCTGCATCGGCTACGCATGGATGTGGCCGACCCCTTGCCCTGGGAGCTGGCGTGGCTGGTCCTGTTTGGGATCGTGCCGCTTCTGGCGGGGTGGGCGCTGCGGCGGCAAGGAGCGGGCGCGGGGGGCGCGGGCGGCGCGGGCGGCGCCGCCGTGTCCGCGTTGCTGGCCGTGGTCATCACCACGGCGGCGGCCCTGAACCTGTATCCGGTGTCGGCGCCGGCCCAGGACACGTCGGTGGTGGTGTTGCGGCCGGGCGCCAGCGCGGCGGGTCTGCTGGCCGCGCTGGACGGCACGGACGCCCGCGTGGTGTGGGCGGACGCGTCGGGCGGCGTGTGGGTATTGGCGGATGCGCCCAGCGCGACGTTGTTTTCCCTGTTTGGCGCGGGCGCGCTTTACGTCAGCGGCGCCAGCGCACCGGGCGGCTGCTCGGCGTGGATTGCGCCGCGCGACGGGCGGGCCTGATAGGCGCTACCCGTGACGGTGCTGCCGGGACGGCGCTGCCCCGACGGGCGCTGCCCGGGGCGGGCTCCTGGGGAAGCCGCTCCTGGGGAAGGTGCTCCCGGGAAGGTGCTCCCGGGGAAGGTGCTCCCGGGAAGGTGCTCCCGGGGAAGGTGCTCCCGGGGAAGGTGCTCTTCTTTGGGCACGGCACTTGCTGTATAGGACCGCGGCCTGCGCCGCATTCCTTTGCAGACCCGCACGGCGTGGGCGGGACCCTTCCACACACGTCCTTGGATTACAGGATCGACCATGGCCTCCCCCACCTTGCCCTCCGTGCCGCAAGCCGCCCCGCTGCCGCTGGCCGGCGCCGCGACCTCGCTTCCGATCACGCCCGCGACTCGTTTGCCGCTTGCCGGTCCCGCAACCGGCTTCCGGCTGTCGCTAGGTATTTTGTTGGCCATCGTGTTCTGGATGGTGGCCGGCTCGCTCCTGGTGACGCTTTGGCTGGCGTCGCAGCGGCTGGCGTAGCCGGCCAGTCGCGCCCGCGCGTGCAGGGCGCCATCCGTTCAGGCCGCCATCTTTTTGCAGCTGTCGGCGCAGCGCCGGCAGGCTGCAACGCAGTCGTCCATGCCACCGACGCCTTCGCAGCTGTCCGCGCAAGCGGCGCATATTTCGGCGCACGCGCCGCAAACGCGATCGTGTTGTTCGATGCCAATCAGCATCGTGTGCGCGGCCGTACGGCAGATTTCTGCGCAGGCCATCATCAGGCGGAAGTGTTCGGGTTCGACATGTTCGCCGCCCGCCTCCAGGCAGTGGTTGGACGCGGTTTGCAGGCAGTGCCGATAGCAGGCCAGGCAGTTGTCGATGCAGGCTTCCATTTCTTTGTTCACGGCGGTCATCGCTGATCTCCTTGCATAGTTATCCCCGGGGTGGGACCGCAAGGGCCGCAAATCGCATTCCTGCCGCGCTCGGCGCGCCGGTCAAGCGATGTCGGTCTTCGCCAAGGGGCCGTCGGTGGTCGCGGCCAGGCTGCGTAGTTGCTGGTAGGCCGCTTCCCATTGCGCCACCGACGCCCGCAACCGGCCCGTGGCGTCGGCCGTTGCCCCGCCCGTAGCGATTTCTTCACTGGCCAGCAAAATACGCTCGCGCAGCAGGCGGGCGGCGGACCAGATGGCATCGTCAACCTGCTCGGCCTGCGCGGCGTTCAGCGAGGCGGAGGAGAATGCGTGACCGGTGTGGCACCGATACCGGACGGGCACGCCCGTGTCCACGCGCCAGATTGCGCCGCCACATTCCGGGCAGGTCAGGCCTACCTGCCGCCCGATGCGTTCGAGCACGGCCGCCGAGGACTGGCCCGTTTCCGTCATGCGCGACTCGGTGCGCAGCGTTTCGGACGGCCCGCTGCCCGCTGCGCGAGGCGCCACTGCTGTGTTGATCGCTTTAGCCATCGCATTTCCAATTTGTTGAAGCGGCAGCACCTGCGCCGTGGGCACGGCCGCGATCGCGTTGGCAGGCATATCCTGCGCCACGCTGTCCTCCGGGTCCTGCACGATGGCAAAACCGCCACACGCGTGCACCGATTTCAGCCCGGCCGAGCCATCGTCCAGGCGCCCGGTCAGGACGATGCCCACGACGCGCGGCCCGTAATGCACGGCGGCTGAACGAAACAACGGGTCCGCCGCCGGCCGCGTGAAGTTTTCCTTCGGGCCACGCGTCAACACTGTGGCGTCATGCTGCAAAATCATGTGCCGGTCGGGCGGCGCGATATAGACGACGCCGGGCGCGAAGGGCTGGCCATCCTCGGCATGTTGCACCTGCCAGCGCGTACGGTTTTGCAGCAGGCTGGGCAGGACGCTGCGGTAGCCGTCCACATGCATCGCCACGAACACCGATGCGCGCAGGCCTGGGTCCAGATCGCCCAACAAGACCTCCAGCGCGGCCAGGCCGCCCGTGGAGACCGCCACCACCACGATGTCTCGGTTTTGCATGATGCGCCGCCTTTGCTTTACATGGCGTCCGGCCTTTTTCAGCGGCCGAACATGTTGGTCTTGTGTCCGCCCGAGCCCGCCTTGCCGCCGGGAATCTGCCCGTCGGGCGCCGGGTTGGCCGATGAGCCCTTGACCGTGCCCTGCCCCTGCACCGGCTGCGACGGCGTGGTGCCCGGCGCGGCCTGCGGCACGGTGGGCGGCGGGCGCGACGGATCGCCTTTGGATGGTGCCGGTGCGCCGCTGTCCGGCGCGGGCCCCTGGGGCGCCGGCGTGCCGGCAGGCGGCGGGCCACCCTGCCCCGCCGGCCCCGCCGGGCCACCGGCCGATTGCGCGAAGGTCAACGGCGCCCAGGCCAGGCCCGCCGCCAAAGCGAGGGCAAGCGCTGAGCGGCGAGCGCCATGCAAACTATGCCCAGGATGTGTCATGGCGTGTTCTCCTTTAAGGCTTGCTACGCGAACCGGCGCCGCGATTGCGCTGGCTCTGCTGATCCTGGCCGGTGCCGATCTGCGTGACATGGCCTTCTTTCTTGCTGCGGTTCTGCGTGTCGCGGTGGCTGGCCTGCGCTTCGCGCGGGGTGTCGTCGGCGGTGGGGTTGGGCTTGTTGTCTTTGGATTTCATCGCGAATTCCTTTTGAAAAGTGGCGCTTGTCTTCCAGCAAGCTGCATTCCTGAAACCGCCGTCGCATAGCACCGTTACCGCACGGTTTTTTCAGGGTGCGTCCCGCATAGGTATGTAGATTTTTCCGACCGGGACACCCAGTGATTCCCCGTGCTAACGTCGTCGAATATCATCCTGCTTTTCCCATTTTTGGAACGACATGACCCTTTCCAGTGCCGCTTTTGTTGTGGGTATCGGTGCTTCCGCCGGCGGCGTGGAGGCCCTGGAAGGTTTCTTTGCGGGCATTCCCAAAGAGCCCGACATGTCGTTCATCGTGGTGACGCATCTGGGCCCGGGCCGCGAAAGCCATCTGCCGGAGGTCATCGGCCGCCACACGTCGTTGCCGGTCAACACCGCGGAAAACGACATGGCGATCGAGATGAACCAGGTCTATGTACTGGGGGCGGACGCCGACATCTCGATCAGCCAGGGCCGCATCAAGCTTGCCGCCACGTCCGGCCAGCGCGCCGGGCGGCGCCCCATCGATCAGTTCTTCATGTCGCTGGCACGCGATTATGGCCAACGCGCGGTGGGCATTGTGCTGTCCGGCAGCGATTCCGACGGCACCCTGGGCTTGAAGACCATCAAGGAATATGGCGGCATCACCATGGCCCAGGCCCCGAATGGCAACGGGCCGGCCTATGCCGAAATGCCCGACAGCGCCATCGGCGCCGGCATCATCGACTTTGCGCTGCCCGCAGTCGAAATGGGCACGCGCCTGCACATGCTTGACGCCGCGCCGACCTCCCCGATCGGCCTGTTAAGCGCCGACGAAGACGAAGCCATGCTCCCCGAAATGGAAAGGATCAAGTCGGACATCTATGCGATTTTGCTGACCCGCACGGGCCATGATTTCAGCGGTTACAAAAGCAAGACCTTCATGCGTCGCGTGCATCGCCGCATGAAGGTAAACCAGTCGGACTCGCTGGAGGCCTACCTGGCGTACCTGCGGCAAACGCCCCAGGAAGCCGGCGCGCTGTTTCGTGACCTGTTGATCAGCGTGACCGACTTCTTCCGCGACCCCGAGGCGTTCGAGGCGCTGGCCAAGCTGGTGGTGCCGCAGCTGCTGGAAGGGCGCAGCGTTGGCGATACCGTCAGGGTGTGGGTGCCTGGCTGTGCCACCGGCGAAGAAGTCTATTCGCTTGCCATCCTGCTGCGCGAGCACATGGACAAGATGGATACGCCTCCGCGCGTGCAGCTGTTCGCCACCGACATCGACGAGCGGGCGCTGAATATTGCGCGCACGGCCCGCTATCCGGGCACGCTGCTGGACAGCGTCAGCCCGGAACGCCGCGAGCGGTTCTTCATTGCCGATGGCGAAAGTTATCTGGTCAGCAAGCAGATCCGCGAACTGTGCATTTTTTCGCCGCACAGCGTTTTGCGCGACCCGCCCTTTTCGCGCATCGACCTGGTGTCGTGCCGCAATCTGTTGATCTATTTCGGCGGCACCATTCAGAAGCAGGTGTTCCCGACGTTCCATTACGCGCTGCGCAGCGGCGGCTATCTGTTCCTGGGCATGTCGGAAAACACGACGCAGTTCTCCGATATGTTCGGCCCCGTGGACAAAAAGCATCGGATTTTCCAGCGGCGCAGCGACATCGCCGTACGCCCGCGACCGCATTTCAACCTGCCATCGGCGGGGATGCCGTCGTCGCAGGACCTTCTGCATCGGCGCCTGCCGGCCAGTGCCACGGGGCTGCGCCAATCCATCGATTCGCAGGTGCTGAACCAGCATGCGCCGCCCCACGTACTGGTCAACAAAGATGGCGACGTGGTGTATTACTCGGGCCGCACGGGCAAGTACCTGGAGGCGGCGGCGGGCGTGCCGACGCGCCAGATCCTGGCGCTGGCGCGCAAGGACCTGCGCCTGGACCTGCGCGCGCTGCTCAACGACGCCATGTCCACCGGCGTGACGGCCACGCGGCATAACGTGGCCATCGAAGGCGACGACGGCCGCGTGCAGCTGCTGCGCCTGACGGTGGACCCGTTGCTGGAGAACCGCGAAGGCGAACCGCTGTACCTGGTGCTGTTCGCCGACGACGGCCCGCCCGTCAGCCGCGAAGAGGCCGACGCCTATCTGCACGCCGCGCACATCGGCGCGGCCGAACAGATTGAAAGCGAGCTGCGCGAAACGCGCGACCGCCTGCAATCGACCATCGAGGAATACGAAACCGCGCTGGAAGAATTGAAGTCATCCAACGAAGAGCTGGTCTCGGTCAACGAAGAGTTGCAATCGTCCAACGAAGAGCTGGAAGCGTCCAAGGAAGAACTGGTGTCGCTCAACGAAGAGCTGCACACCGTGAATGCCGAATTGCAAGGCAAGGTCGACGAGCTGGACCGCAGCAACAGCGACCTGCACAACCTGTTTGCCAGCACCGCGTTCGCCACGCTGTTCCTGGACGGCAACCTGGTGATCCGCAGCTTCACGCCGCCCGTGTCAGACGTGTTCCGCATCTTGCCCAGCGACCGGGGTCGGCCCATTACCGACCTGGCCAGCCGCGTCCCGTTGCCCTCGTTCGCGCAAGACATCCAGCAGGTGTTTCGAACCCAGGAAGTGATCGAGCGCCGCATTGAAGGCGATGGCGACGCCAAGCACTACCTGCTGCGGCTGGCGCCTTACCGCGATGCCAACAACCGCGTGGACGGCGTGGTCGTCACCTTCATCGACATCACGCAGATCACGCAGGCCGAAAAGCGGCATCGCATCCTGATTGCCGAGCTGCAACACCGCACCCGCAACCTGCTGGCGCTGGTGCAGAGCATTGCGTATCGCACCCTGGGGCGTGGCGAGCCCTATGACCGGCTGGACAGCCGGCTGTCGGCGCTGAGCCGGGTGCAGGGCCTGCTAAGCGATGCGTCGCACGAGGCCGTGGATTTTGGCGAGATCGTGCGCCGCGAGCTGGACGCCGTGGGGCACGGGCAGCACGTGTCGGTGCAAGGCGAGCCCACGTTCGTCAGCGCGGAATGCAGCCAGTCACTGGCATTGGCGCTGCACGAACTGGGCACCAACGCGCTCAAGCATGGCGCCTTGAAATACTCCAGTGGGCAGTTGCAGGTGCAATGGCACACGCGGCCACAGGGCGACGGGCAGACGCTGGTTGTGGAATGGCACGAGTCCGGCCTGCCCACGCCGCCTGATACGCGCCGCAAGGGCTATGGGCGCGAGCTTATCGAACAGGCACTGACGTTCACCCTGCAAGCGCGCACGTCGCTGGATTTCAGGGAAGATGGCCTGCGCTGCCGTATTGAAGTTCCATTACGACCGTCGACCAACTTTAAGATCGCGGCCAAGTAAAAGGATCACCATGACTGAAACTCTCCCACTGTCGGCTTGCAAGTTGCTGATCGTTGAAGACGAATACGTCATTGCGGAAACGCTGGCGGAAGCGCTGCGCGAAGTGGGCGCCGAGATCGTCGGCATGATCGGATGGCTGGACGAGGCGACGCGCTTTGCCGACACACACGCCGGGCAATTCAATTGCGCGGTGGTTGACATCAATTTGCACGGCACGCTGTCTTATCCGCTGATCGATGCGTTGACGGCGCAGGGCGTGCATGTGGTGCTGCTGACGGGGTTTGGCGTCGAGGCCCTGGAAGCGTGCTATCGCGAATTTCCCCGTTGCGAAAAGCCCTTCAACCAGGCCAGATTGATATCGATGCTGCTGTCCCGGTTCGGCCAGTAGCCTGGCGCCGCCGCACGGCGGCACAACATTTGCTGCCCACCGCGAGTCCAACCTTGCGGAGGCGGTATGTTGAGTCAATGGATTTCCGGAACGCGCGCGCTCGCGGACCATCCCATCGCCCTGTGGCTGATCGCGGCGGCGGTCGCGGCCACCCTGTATTTGATATTGATCTTTGCGTTCCGCCTCGTGCGCACGCGGCTGGAGCGGCGCGCGGCGCAGCCCGGGCACGGCATGGCGGCGGGCGCGATCCGCGTCATGCAGCGCACCAGCTGGATCCTGCTGGCCATCT
Coding sequences:
- a CDS encoding DUF2243 domain-containing protein, with protein sequence MNAPLRAGPAATLPRRHPWAGFLLGFGMGGFFDGILLHQILQWHHLLSGLNAASLADLRVQVVADGVFHALMYAVAGAGLWSLYRSRGAGMPPRKRLLAEFLIGFGAWHVIDAVLSHWVVGLHRLRMDVADPLPWELAWLVLFGIVPLLAGWALRRQGAGAGGAGGAGGAAVSALLAVVITTAAALNLYPVSAPAQDTSVVVLRPGASAAGLLAALDGTDARVVWADASGGVWVLADAPSATLFSLFGAGALYVSGASAPGGCSAWIAPRDGRA
- a CDS encoding chemotaxis protein CheB, coding for MQNRDIVVVAVSTGGLAALEVLLGDLDPGLRASVFVAMHVDGYRSVLPSLLQNRTRWQVQHAEDGQPFAPGVVYIAPPDRHMILQHDATVLTRGPKENFTRPAADPLFRSAAVHYGPRVVGIVLTGRLDDGSAGLKSVHACGGFAIVQDPEDSVAQDMPANAIAAVPTAQVLPLQQIGNAMAKAINTAVAPRAAGSGPSETLRTESRMTETGQSSAAVLERIGRQVGLTCPECGGAIWRVDTGVPVRYRCHTGHAFSSASLNAAQAEQVDDAIWSAARLLRERILLASEEIATGGATADATGRLRASVAQWEAAYQQLRSLAATTDGPLAKTDIA
- a CDS encoding CheR family methyltransferase, producing the protein MTLSSAAFVVGIGASAGGVEALEGFFAGIPKEPDMSFIVVTHLGPGRESHLPEVIGRHTSLPVNTAENDMAIEMNQVYVLGADADISISQGRIKLAATSGQRAGRRPIDQFFMSLARDYGQRAVGIVLSGSDSDGTLGLKTIKEYGGITMAQAPNGNGPAYAEMPDSAIGAGIIDFALPAVEMGTRLHMLDAAPTSPIGLLSADEDEAMLPEMERIKSDIYAILLTRTGHDFSGYKSKTFMRRVHRRMKVNQSDSLEAYLAYLRQTPQEAGALFRDLLISVTDFFRDPEAFEALAKLVVPQLLEGRSVGDTVRVWVPGCATGEEVYSLAILLREHMDKMDTPPRVQLFATDIDERALNIARTARYPGTLLDSVSPERRERFFIADGESYLVSKQIRELCIFSPHSVLRDPPFSRIDLVSCRNLLIYFGGTIQKQVFPTFHYALRSGGYLFLGMSENTTQFSDMFGPVDKKHRIFQRRSDIAVRPRPHFNLPSAGMPSSQDLLHRRLPASATGLRQSIDSQVLNQHAPPHVLVNKDGDVVYYSGRTGKYLEAAAGVPTRQILALARKDLRLDLRALLNDAMSTGVTATRHNVAIEGDDGRVQLLRLTVDPLLENREGEPLYLVLFADDGPPVSREEADAYLHAAHIGAAEQIESELRETRDRLQSTIEEYETALEELKSSNEELVSVNEELQSSNEELEASKEELVSLNEELHTVNAELQGKVDELDRSNSDLHNLFASTAFATLFLDGNLVIRSFTPPVSDVFRILPSDRGRPITDLASRVPLPSFAQDIQQVFRTQEVIERRIEGDGDAKHYLLRLAPYRDANNRVDGVVVTFIDITQITQAEKRHRILIAELQHRTRNLLALVQSIAYRTLGRGEPYDRLDSRLSALSRVQGLLSDASHEAVDFGEIVRRELDAVGHGQHVSVQGEPTFVSAECSQSLALALHELGTNALKHGALKYSSGQLQVQWHTRPQGDGQTLVVEWHESGLPTPPDTRRKGYGRELIEQALTFTLQARTSLDFREDGLRCRIEVPLRPSTNFKIAAK
- a CDS encoding response regulator codes for the protein MTETLPLSACKLLIVEDEYVIAETLAEALREVGAEIVGMIGWLDEATRFADTHAGQFNCAVVDINLHGTLSYPLIDALTAQGVHVVLLTGFGVEALEACYREFPRCEKPFNQARLISMLLSRFGQ
- a CDS encoding four-helix bundle copper-binding protein, which translates into the protein MTAVNKEMEACIDNCLACYRHCLQTASNHCLEAGGEHVEPEHFRLMMACAEICRTAAHTMLIGIEQHDRVCGACAEICAACADSCEGVGGMDDCVAACRRCADSCKKMAA